Proteins encoded in a region of the Zea mays cultivar B73 chromosome 4, Zm-B73-REFERENCE-NAM-5.0, whole genome shotgun sequence genome:
- the LOC100383388 gene encoding putative B-box type zinc finger family protein isoform X1 yields MNSTATLRPREGEKRQGRNVQLEASAASSGTGSEAHPHFRRGSSVRLELEAQKTSRTQQNSSLTSLPLPLPLPLCGPNNLSLSLSLSLFFLSALQTISPSPSLLSKTNETKQETEKSPSPVAVAVAVAARIMSAAAAAEVGKEKGAATPGPGPGPGGACELCGAAARVYCGADEATLCWGCDAQVHGANFLVARHARSLLCRGCARPTPWRAAGPRLGPTVSLCVRCVRRGPAGAVGVGGDEEMGGAGDGDAEDDDDEDDDSEEEEEEEEEEGEGENQVVPWTEDAEATPPPVGSSTSSSSREAPANGAERAAKLYLRQATCDDWCRC; encoded by the exons ATGAACTCAACAGCTACGCTACGCCCTCGGGAAGGAGAGAAAAGACAGGGAAGGAATGTCCAGCTGGAGGCTTCCGCGGCCAGTAGTGGGACTGGGAGCGAAGCGCATCCGCACTTCCGCAGAGGATCCTCGGTTCGGTTGGAGTTGGAGGCCCAAAAGACCTCCCGCACCCAACAAAACTCCAGCCTCacatctctccctctccctctccctcttcctctcTGCGGTCCAAAcaatctctccctctctctctctctctctctcttcttcctCTCTGCGCTCCAAACAATCTCGCCCTCTCCTTCTCTACTCTCCAAAACAAACGAAACGAAGCAAGAAACCGAGAAATCTCCCTCCCCTGTGGctgtggcggtggcggtggcggcgaggATCATGTCGGCGGCTGCGGCAGCGGAAGTGGGGAAGGAGAAGGGCGCCGCcacccccggccccggccccggccccggtgGCGCGTGCGAGCTGTGCGGCGCCGCGGCCAGGGTGTACTGCGGCGCCGACGAGGCCACGCTCTGCTGGGGCTGCGACGCGCAGGTGCACGGCGCCAACTTCCTGGTGGCGCGCCACGCGCGCTCGCTGCTGTGCCGGGGCTGCGCGCGCCCCACGCCGTGGCGCGCCGCGGGCCCGCGCCTCGGCCCCACCGTCTCCCTCTGCGTCCGCTGCGTCCGCCGCGGCCCGGCGGGGGCCGTGGGCGTCGGCGGCGATGAGGAGATGGGGGGAGCGGGCGACGGAGAcgccgaggatgacgacgacgaggacgacgactccgaggaggaggaggaggaggaggaggaggaaggggagggggagaaCCAGGTCGTGCCGTGGACGGAGGACGCCGAGGCCACGCCGCCGCCCGTCGGGAGCTCCACGTCCAGCAGCAGCCGGGAGGCCCCCGCCAACGGCGCAGAGCGCGCAGCGAAG CTTTACCTGAGGCAGGCAACCTGCGATGACTGGTGTAGATGCTGA
- the LOC100383388 gene encoding putative B-box type zinc finger family protein, translating to MSAAAAAEVGKEKGAATPGPGPGPGGACELCGAAARVYCGADEATLCWGCDAQVHGANFLVARHARSLLCRGCARPTPWRAAGPRLGPTVSLCVRCVRRGPAGAVGVGGDEEMGGAGDGDAEDDDDEDDDSEEEEEEEEEEGEGENQVVPWTEDAEATPPPVGSSTSSSSREAPANGAERAAKENAPCSTSQPGLCHHASSARHGGRSDEATSSRSGGRVLASRHRKRSPSDFFSSDGSPQPGNGTPAARNCSDAGIARNDFT from the exons ATGTCGGCGGCTGCGGCAGCGGAAGTGGGGAAGGAGAAGGGCGCCGCcacccccggccccggccccggccccggtgGCGCGTGCGAGCTGTGCGGCGCCGCGGCCAGGGTGTACTGCGGCGCCGACGAGGCCACGCTCTGCTGGGGCTGCGACGCGCAGGTGCACGGCGCCAACTTCCTGGTGGCGCGCCACGCGCGCTCGCTGCTGTGCCGGGGCTGCGCGCGCCCCACGCCGTGGCGCGCCGCGGGCCCGCGCCTCGGCCCCACCGTCTCCCTCTGCGTCCGCTGCGTCCGCCGCGGCCCGGCGGGGGCCGTGGGCGTCGGCGGCGATGAGGAGATGGGGGGAGCGGGCGACGGAGAcgccgaggatgacgacgacgaggacgacgactccgaggaggaggaggaggaggaggaggaggaaggggagggggagaaCCAGGTCGTGCCGTGGACGGAGGACGCCGAGGCCACGCCGCCGCCCGTCGGGAGCTCCACGTCCAGCAGCAGCCGGGAGGCCCCCGCCAACGGCGCAGAGCGCGCAGCGAAG GAAAACGCCCCGTGCTCCACCTCGCAGCCAGGCCTGTGCCACCACGCGTCGTCCGCGCGCCACGGCGGCCGGAGCGACGAGGCCACCTCGTCCCGGAGCGGCGGCCGGGTCCTCGCCTCCCGCCACAGGAAGAGATCGCCCTCGGATTTCTTCAGCTCTGATGGGTCGCCGCAGCCCGGGAATGGCACACCGGCGGCGAGGAATTGCTCCGACGCCGGCATTGCCAGGAATGA CTTTACCTGA